The Acidicapsa acidisoli genome contains a region encoding:
- a CDS encoding cysteine hydrolase family protein: MATAFIGLDFIKDIVHPEGKISHTSAPAAERGVIEKVNRALSTGRKKGWFTVLVKVGFAKGYTDQPKHSPFFGRLHEIGALEAESSGMEFHPELKAELADLVIVKPRISAFYGTQLDAALRARKIDRLIVAGVSTAWAVQSTVRDAHDRDYEVYVLEDACAAATEPVHQSSMELLGSIARVIRVTDLVEIS, from the coding sequence ATGGCAACAGCATTTATTGGTTTGGATTTCATCAAGGACATCGTTCATCCGGAGGGCAAGATCTCACACACTTCTGCCCCCGCCGCAGAACGCGGCGTAATCGAGAAGGTGAATCGCGCTTTGTCGACCGGGCGCAAAAAAGGATGGTTCACAGTTCTGGTAAAGGTTGGCTTTGCCAAAGGTTATACGGATCAGCCAAAGCACTCGCCGTTCTTTGGACGTCTCCACGAGATTGGGGCGCTCGAGGCGGAATCTTCAGGTATGGAATTTCACCCGGAACTCAAGGCAGAGCTTGCGGATCTGGTGATTGTGAAACCTCGCATCAGCGCCTTTTATGGCACACAACTGGATGCGGCATTGCGGGCACGCAAGATTGACCGGCTGATTGTTGCGGGTGTGAGCACTGCATGGGCGGTGCAGAGCACGGTACGCGACGCGCACGACCGCGATTACGAGGTGTATGTGTTGGAAGACGCCTGCGCCGCTGCGACGGAGCCGGTACATCAGTCTTCCATGGAGCTGCTGGGGTCGATAGCCAGGGTGATCCGGGTGACGGATCTGGTGGAGATTTCGTGA
- a CDS encoding FUSC family protein translates to MISAWRDAIDLDHVAATRAVIVLTPLILLAWISGEGIWLRAALVTVSAFIAMERSGLAPIGTILHGAAIIVCYLALVAAQTTELLFILGCVLFAAASILLTGWDARLRSLGNFTFIPALYLACETKEWEGPGNPLHRGILFLPAIMLAILPVLVMSALEHRKTRPLNVSRLWHFRAVLSWAERKEPSPYFEAMVATALAVGLAAHTVMVWRLDQGQWMIWSAASVITGELASGHLKLRDRMVGALVGVPAGIGAGLILPHGVFAHELAILAAALTLVALRPYVIAFGLRCACVTLALMLAGWSPIMAAERASHVILGGLIGIAVVHCVRVAAVLGRQATSGVEIK, encoded by the coding sequence GTGATCTCCGCCTGGCGTGATGCGATCGATCTCGATCACGTCGCAGCAACCCGTGCCGTGATCGTACTCACGCCGCTGATTCTGCTGGCTTGGATCTCAGGGGAGGGCATCTGGTTGCGCGCGGCGCTGGTTACCGTATCGGCCTTTATCGCCATGGAGCGTTCCGGACTGGCGCCGATCGGAACTATCCTGCATGGTGCAGCGATCATCGTCTGCTATCTGGCGCTGGTGGCGGCGCAGACTACTGAGCTCTTGTTTATCCTGGGCTGCGTTTTGTTCGCAGCGGCTTCCATCCTCTTAACGGGATGGGATGCTAGGTTACGGTCACTGGGTAACTTCACGTTTATCCCGGCACTCTACCTTGCCTGCGAGACCAAGGAGTGGGAAGGGCCGGGCAATCCGTTGCATCGCGGCATTCTTTTTCTCCCCGCCATAATGCTGGCCATCCTTCCGGTTCTGGTGATGTCGGCATTGGAGCATCGGAAAACTCGTCCGTTGAATGTCAGCCGGCTCTGGCATTTCAGAGCGGTGCTGAGCTGGGCTGAACGTAAAGAACCTTCGCCGTACTTCGAGGCGATGGTCGCGACTGCACTGGCGGTTGGCCTTGCCGCGCACACGGTGATGGTGTGGCGGCTGGATCAAGGGCAATGGATGATCTGGTCAGCCGCGAGTGTAATTACCGGCGAACTCGCCAGCGGACACCTAAAGCTGCGGGATCGGATGGTCGGCGCGCTCGTGGGTGTTCCGGCCGGAATTGGCGCAGGGCTAATACTTCCACACGGCGTCTTCGCGCATGAACTCGCCATCCTCGCAGCGGCTCTGACTTTGGTTGCACTGCGTCCCTATGTGATCGCCTTCGGTCTGCGTTGCGCTTGTGTCACGCTTGCACTGATGCTTGCAGGGTGGTCGCCCATAATGGCCGCGGAGCGTGCTTCTCACGTAATTCTCGGGGGACTGATCGGAATTGCAGTTGTGCACTGCGTGCGAGTTGCTGCAGTACTGGGAAGGCAAGCGACAAGTGGTGTCGAGATAAAATGA